One genomic region from Siniperca chuatsi isolate FFG_IHB_CAS linkage group LG18, ASM2008510v1, whole genome shotgun sequence encodes:
- the gnaz gene encoding guanine nucleotide-binding protein G(z) subunit alpha, with translation MGCRQSSEEKEAARRSRRIDRHLRSESQRQRREIKLLLLGTSNSGKSTIVKQMKIIHSGGFNLEACKEYKPLILYNAIDSLTRIIRALTTLKIDFHNPDRAYDAVQLFALTGPAESKGEITPELLGVMKRLWADSGVQECFQRSNEYHLEDNTAYYLNDLDRISAAEYIPTVEDILRSRDMTTGIVENKFTFKELTFKMVDVGGQRSERKKWIHCFEGVTAIIFCVELSGYDLKLYEDNQTSRMAESLRLFDSICNNNWFTNTSLILFLNKKDLLAEKIKRIPLTVCFPDYKGQNTYEEAAVYVQRQFEDLNRNKETKEIYSHFTCATDTSNIQFVFDAVTDVIIQNNLKYIGLC, from the exons ATGGGATGCCGTCAGAGCTCGGAGGAGAAGGAAGCGGCGCGGCGCTCGCGGCGAATCGACCGCCACTTGCGCTCAGAGAGTCAGCGCCAGCGGCGTGAGATCAAGCTACTGTTGCTGGGCACCAGCAACTCGGGCAAGAGCACCATTGTCAAACAGATGAAGATCATCCACAGCGGAGGCTTTAACCTGGAGGCTTGCAAGGAGTACAAGCCCCTCATCCTGTACAATGCCATTGACTCGCTCACCCGCATCATCCGGGCCCTCACCACCCTCAAGATCGACTTTCACAATCCTGATCGCGCCTACGATGCTGTGCAGCTCTTTGCCCTCACAGGGCCGGCTGAGAGCAAGGGGGAGATCACTCCAGAGTTGCTGGGGGTCATGAAACGTCTGTGGGCTGACTCAGGGGTCCAGGAGTGCTTTCAACGATCCAATGAGTACCACTTAGAGGACAACACTGCCTACTACCTGAATGACCTGGACCGCATCTCTGCAGCTGAGTACATTCCTACTGTAGAGGACATCCTACGATCCCGGGACATGACCACCGGCATTGTGGAGAACAAGTTCACCTTCAAGGAGCTCACCTTCAAGATGGTAGATGTGGGTGGACAGCgttcagagagaaagaagtggATCCATTGCTTTGAGGGCGTGACTGCAATCATTTTCTGTGTCGAGCTAAGTGGCTATGACCTCAAACTCTATGAGGACAACCAGACG AGCCGTATGGCAGAGAGCTTGCGCCTGTTTGACTCCATCTGTAACAACAACTGGTTCACCAACACTTCgctcatcctcttcctcaacAAGAAGGACCTGTTGGCTGAGAAGATCAAACGCATTCCTCTGACAGTGTGCTTCCCTGACTACAAAGGTCAGAACACCTATGAGGAGGCAGCTGTCTATGTGCAACGGCAGTTTGAGGACCTCAACCGCAACAAGGAGACCAAGGAGATCTATTCGCACTTCACCTGTGCCACTGACACCAGCAACATCCAGTTTGTGTTCGATGCTGTCACGGACGTGATCATCCAGAATAATCTCAAGTACATTGGGCTGTGCTAG